The stretch of DNA GCAGGCGCCTGACCCGGACCAGTTTCGCGATGACCTTCTGCGGCTGCTGCCCGAACTGAGGCACTTTGCGAGATCGGTCACGCAGGCGGCAGAGCAGGCCGAAGACCTCGTCCAAGAGACGCTTCTCAGGGCTTGGCAGAGCCAAGATCGATATCGGCCGGGCGGCGACCTGAGGGCCTGGATCTTCGCGATGATGCGGAACGGCGTCTCATTCCACAGGCGCGACACGGACCGCGAACGCCCCGATCTGGGCATGGCCGCCGCAGGGCGACCGGCCGGTTCCGTTGATTGAGGGTTCACGTCCAGCCGACCCTGAAGCTCCCGAGCGGTCGCGTGCTCGACAGGTTCATCAGGAGTGCAGATCGATGTGATGCGCGTTCGTGCCCTGATCCGAAAGCCCGACCAGCTCGACGTTGCCGTGCGACCCAGCCTCAGCCGGCGTATGGCTTGGCGCGGCGGCATGCCCGCGCTGGCCATCGGATGAGAACACGAGGTTTCCGGCCGGGTCGACCTGCGCTGCCGGCGGCTGCGCCTGACTCTGCCCACCTGCATGGGACGTCTGGCTGACGGAGGACGGCTGACCACCGCTCACGGCGGGCGATGCGCCCGAACCTGGCGGATCAACCGGCTGCCCGGAGCTTATGTGCGGCCCAGGATCTGCCGCCGCAGGAGTGTTGGCGTGAGGCGCGCCCTGAGCCTCGGTGCCGGGTTGGACGTGCCCTGGATCCGCGCCGTTCGCCTCAGCCTGCGACGCGCCGGACTGATGGCCCGCATTCGCGCCGTTGGCCGCACCGTGACCCTCGGTGCCCTGTGTGGCCGATCCGGCCTCGTTGAGGTGACCGGGCGCTTCGCCGCTCTTGCCGGGCGCCCCTTCAGCCTGAGCAGAGCCTGGATCCGCGCCGCTCGCC from Methylobacterium sp. PvR107 encodes:
- a CDS encoding sigma factor, which translates into the protein MPLHPDARSQPYADESGTAPRPKVEGRPGLPRAQARTADLRLHSLPAQITRADAEPSQAPDPDQFRDDLLRLLPELRHFARSVTQAAEQAEDLVQETLLRAWQSQDRYRPGGDLRAWIFAMMRNGVSFHRRDTDRERPDLGMAAAGRPAGSVD